A genomic window from Lycium barbarum isolate Lr01 chromosome 4, ASM1917538v2, whole genome shotgun sequence includes:
- the LOC132637573 gene encoding uncharacterized protein LOC132637573: MRPLNLAERVSPNKVLHQLVSHKLQEEHDQLKLINNNKEDAESAAIDMKLQQMCVEAGLSPKSQSKVPRKGRKQNPEVQQAGRQIQKYRRKLGMPYAGSNCNGKIWFFVQHNVDVEILLDTEQSITVKLQFQDYSKDMVVTMVYAKCSEVERLQLWDNLYLLASNMTSPWLVGGDFNVLLNEEEKIGGQLVLPQEYEDFAFCLNSCELHEIPFKGSPFTWWNGRAANDCIFKRLDRMLYNDIFQNWFGQLEVEHLSRTGSDHAPLLVSCGDQVQKFIKPFRFLKFWVEHDNFLDFVKQQWDTVLTDDAFLSFKLKMKKLKTALSPWSKTTFGDIFKQLVIREEIVKIKEQLFEENPSEENRMVMQRAHAELKLYLHYEEEFWRQKARMDYFSEGDKNTRYFHSLQFTHEEVSEDSPILNNIQELIREEDNILLAEQPTMEEVQKVVFELNGDSACGPDGFSGIFYQKCWEVIKADVYSVVKAFFEGQTLPKSITHTHLVLLPKKNVVDTFSDMRPISLNNFINKVISRVVHDRLDKLLTRVISSNQSGFVKGRNIIENVLLTQEIVTDIRKRGKPANVVIKLDMAKAYDRAHGFFHSTRDVKQGDPLSPALFIIAAEVLSRALNSLFDQSSFVGYGMPKWSVDVNHPAYADDTIIFSSADSQSLQMIMDILQEYEKVSGQMINKRKSSFYLFSKVSQELSEQVETITGFVRGHFPFTYHGVPITHARKRKVDYTELLKKIKYRLQTWKGKLLSYGGKAVMITSVLQSIPIHVLSAIRPPKCVVWVSGLSMTHPKLYVLNSGGSLEPLALFGLISCGINTSWQINEQVEDVSELMTDGKWNISKLMQLFPEDIVQHIIQEIDIKYTSNEWDRPWWMMTSTGKFTVSSAWQLLRQKANFPGMNIPTIWHQMVQFFAGYKPTVICRIIEWRKPAPGICKCNTDGAAKGNPSPSFVAFCIRNEKGDLVYAAAKTLADGTNIVAEAEAIRMGLRHCVVKQLFPVIIETDSMTMKMILNDEWKVPWSISMLVDDIKRMMVDHTVSVEHIHRDGNGLADFFTNFVFGFAGSVQFHNFQELPSQAKRILNLEKRGIPNLRIRTIQDKAPD; encoded by the exons ATGCGGCCTTTGAATCTTGCTGAAAGGGTATCTCCAAATAAAGTTTTACATCAATTAGTTTCTCACAAGTTACAGGAGGAACATGATCAGTTAAAACTGATCAACAACAACAAGGAAGATGCTGAGAGTGCTGCTATTGATATGAAACTACAACAGATGTGTGTAGAAGCAGGACTATCTCCAAAATCACAAAGCAAAGTGCCAAGGAAAGGAAGAAAGCAAAATCCTGAAGTTCAACAAGCTGGGAG GCAAATTCAGAAATACAGAAGGAAACTTGGAATGCCTTATGCTGGTTCCAACTGTAATGGAAAAATCTGGTTCTTTGTTCAACATAATGTTGATGTTGAGATTCTATTGGATACTGAGCAATCTATTACTGTAAAGCTGCAGTTCCAAGATTATAGTAAGGATATGGTGGTCACAATGGTGTATGCTAAATGTTCTGAAGTGGAGAGACTGCAGTTGTGGGACAATCTATACCTCTTAGCGAGTAATATGACATCTCCTTGGCTGGTTGGTGGAGACTTCAATGTTTtattgaatgaagaagaaaaaataggaggACAACTAGTTTTGCCacaagaatatgaagattttgcctTTTGTTTGAATTCTTGTGAACTACATGAGATTCCTTTCAAAGGGAGTcctttcacttggtggaatggtagggctgCTAATGACTGTATATTTAAGAGATTGGATAGGATGCTTTATAATGATATCTTTCAGAATTGGTTTGGACAATTAGAAGTGGAACATTTGTCAAggactggttctgatcatgcaccattACTTGTATCATGTGGAGATCAAGTGCAAAAGTTTATCAAACCTTTCAGATTTCTCAAATTTTGGGTGGAACATgataattttcttgattttgttaagcAGCAATGGGATACAGTCTTAACTGATGATGCATTTCTGTCATTTAAGctcaagatgaagaaactgaaaacTGCCTTAAGTCCTTGGAGTAAGACTACTTTTGGGGACATTTTTAAACAGCTTGTTATAAGAGAGGAAATAGTTAAGATTAAAGAGCAGCTGTTTGAAGAAAATCCATCagaagaaaatagaatggtcatgcaaagggcacatgCAGAACTTAAACTATATCTTCATTATGAGGAGGAATTTTGGAGGCAAAAAGCCAGGATGGACTATTTTTCTGAAGGTGATAAGAATACAAGATATTTCCATAGCCtg CAATTTACTCATGAGGAGGTTAGTGAAGACTCACCAATACTTAATAACATTCAAGAGCTGATCAGAGAGGAGGATAATATTTTACTTGCTGAGCAGCCTACCATGGAGGAAGTACAGAAAGTTGTATTTGAATTAAATGGAGATAGTGCCTGTGGTCCTGATGGTTTTTCTGGTATATTTTATCAAAAGTGTTGGGAGGTGATAAAGGCAGATGTATATAGTGTGGTTAAAGCTTTCTTTGAAGGACAAACTcttccaaaatcaataactcacACACATCTGGTTTTACTACCAAAGAAGAATGTTGTTGACACATTCTCTGATATGAGGCCTATAAGTCTTAATAATTTTATCAATAAGGTCATATCCAGAGTAGTGCATGACAGACTAGATAAGCTACTTACAAGGGTGATATCTTCAAATCAGTCTGGTTTTGTAAAGGGCAGAAATATAATTGAGAATGTGTTGTTGACACAGGAAATTGTTACTGATATAAGGAAGAGGggaaaaccagcaaatgttgTAATTAAGCTGGATATGgcaaaagcatatgatagg gcacatggtttctttcattctacaAGGGATGTCAAGCAAGGAGATCCACTTTCTCCTGCTCTCTTCATCATTGCTGCAGAAGTTCTTTCAAGGgccttaaattctttgtttgatcagTCTAGTTTTGTGggatatgggatgccaaagtggagtgttGATGTGAATCATccggcatatgcagatgatacaatcatTTTCTCATCAGCTGATAGCCAATCTTTACAGATGATCATGGACATTCTTCAGGAATATGAGAAAGTATCTGGACAGATGATAAACAAGAGAAAAAGTTCTTTCTATTTGTTCAGCAAGGTATCACAGGAGTTAAGTGAGCAGGTAGAAACAATAACAGGATTTGTGAGAGGACACTTTCCTTTTACATATCATGGAGTTCCCATTACTCATGCCAGAAAAAGAAAGGTGGATTATACTGAATTATTGAAGAAAATCAAATACAGGTTACAAACTTGGAAGGGCAAGTTACTATCCTATGGAGGAAAAGCAGTGATGATCACTAGTGTGCTTCAAAGTATTCCAATTCATGTTTTATCTGCTATAAGAcctcctaaatgt GTGGTTTGGGTTTCAGGTCTATCTATGACACATCCAAAGCTCTATGTGCTAAACTctggtggaagtttagaaccactagCTCTCTTTGGGCTAatttcatgtggaataaatact TCCTGGCAAATCAATGAGCAGGTTGAAGATGTTTCAGAACTTATGACAGATGGAAAATGGAATATCAGCAAACTAATGCAGTTGTTTCCTGAGGATATTGTGCAGCATATAATTCAGGAAATAGACATTAAGTATACATCAAATGAATGGGAtagaccttggtggatgatgacaagcACAGGCAAGTTTACAGTAAGCAGTGCATGGCAATTACTGAGACAAAAAGCTAAT TTCCCTGGGATGAACATTCCAACTATATGGCACCAGATGGTTCAATTCTTTGCAGGATATAAGCCTACTGTCATTTGTAGAATTATTGAATGGAGGAAACCTGCACCTGGAATTTGCAAGTGCAATACAgatggagctgctaaaggaaatccaAGTCCAAGTTTTGTTGCCTTTTGTATAAGAAATGAAAAGGGAGATCTGGTATATGCAGCTGCAAAAACTTTGGCAGATggaacaaatattgtggctgaggctGAGGCTATTAGAATGGGACTGAGGCACTGTGTGGTAAAACAACTTTTTCCAGTGATCATAGAGACAgattccatgaccatgaagaTGATTCTAAATGATGAATGGAAGGTTCCTTGGAGTATCTCAATGTTGGTGGATGATATAAAGAGAATGATGGTTGATCACACAGTTtctgtggagcatatacatagagaTGGAAATGGGCTTGCAGATTTTTTTACTAACTTTGTTTTTGGTTTTGCAGGATCAGTTCAGTTTCATAACTTTCAGGAATTGCCAAGTCAAGCTAAGAGGATTTTGAATTTGGAGAAGAGAGGAATTCCAAACTTGAGAATAAGAACCATTCAAGATAAAGCACCAGATTGA